One part of the Girardinichthys multiradiatus isolate DD_20200921_A chromosome 10, DD_fGirMul_XY1, whole genome shotgun sequence genome encodes these proteins:
- the LOC124875462 gene encoding uncharacterized mitochondrial protein AtMg00860-like, which yields MAFKTPLGHFEYLTPAEHRRHVRLVLQRILENQLYVKAEKCEFHQSSISFLGFILEGRQVRADPNKIKAVEDWPIPTTRKELQRFLGFANFYRKFILNYSQTASPLTALTSSKVPFSWTPEADNAFGALKTKFT from the exons atgGCTTTTAAGACCCCACTCGGACATTTTGAGTACCTT ACTCCTGCAGAGCATCGCCGGCACGTCCGGCTTGTCCTACAGCGCATTTTGGAGAATCAGTTGTACGTGAAGGCCGAGAAGTGCGAATTCCATCAGTCTTCCATCAGCTTCCTGGGCTTCATCCTTGAGGGTCGGCAGGTTCGCGCTGACCCCAACAAGATTAAGGCGGTGGAGGACTGGCCTATTCCAACTACTCGGAAGGAGCTACAAcggtttctgggctttgccaatttttatagGAAGTTTATTCTGAACTACAGCCAGACGGCCAGTCCACTCACAGCCCTGACGTCATCCAAGGTGCCGTTCAGCTGGACTCCGGAAGCAGACAACGCATTCGGCGCTTTGAAGACCAAGTTCACCTAG